The proteins below come from a single Esox lucius isolate fEsoLuc1 chromosome 7, fEsoLuc1.pri, whole genome shotgun sequence genomic window:
- the LOC105030878 gene encoding claudin-4: MASLGMQMLASSLSLLGWVGVILTCSLPMWRVTAFIGSTIITSQTYWEGIWMICVVESTGQIQCKPYESVLALSSDLQAARAITALAIATGAFGLLLAFVGGKCTIFLDEEGGGVRGRGSAVKGRIAVAAGALLIVTGVLCLIPTSWAAGSVVQGFYSAISDAQRRELGACLYIGWGSSILLILGGGLFISSTCPLKPEDERKSPSVHYMVVRSSNGAASSLAASSRRSRGPSINGPHFTRSHGSEATPSMNHPRGVMYTQPGYGDGLAMVEQDYRLGSGWSQGSKASSTKSQLKRMESRESLSESDKSAPSQDTSNPTKSYI, encoded by the coding sequence ATGGCCTCTCTGGGGATGCAGATGCTGGCCAGCTCCTTGTCTCTGCTGGGCTGGGTTGGGGTCATCCTGACCTGCTCCCTGCCCATGTGGAGGGTCACGGCGTTCATAGGCAGCACCATCATCACCTCTCAGACCTACTGGGAGGGCATCTGGATGATCTGCGTGGTTGAGAGCACGGGCCAGATCCAGTGCAAGCCCTACGAGTCGGTCCTGGCCCTTAGCTCCGACCTGCAGGCCGCAAGGGCCATAACCGCCCTCGCCATCGCCACGGGCGCCTTTGGGCTCCTGCTGGCCTTCGTCGGGGGGAAATGCACCATATTTCTGGATGAGGAAGGGGGTGGGGTCAGAGGCCGGGGCAGCGCCGTCAAAGGCCGGATTGCCGTGGCGGCAGGAGCGTTGTTGATCGTCACGGGCGTGCTGTGCCTGATCCCCACGTCGTGGGCTGCCGGGTCAGTAGTGCAGGGGTTCTACAGCGCCATCAGCGACGCCCAGCGCAGGGAGCTTGGTGCCTGTCTCTACATCGGCTGGGGGTCGTCCATCCTGCTCATCCTGGGAGGGGGGCTGTTCATCAGCTCCACCTGCCCCCTCAAGCCCGAAGACGAGCGTAAGAGCCCCTCCGTCCACTACATGGTGGTCCGTTCCTCCAACGGGGCTGCCTCCAGCCTGGCAGCATCCTCCCGGCGCAGCAGGGGACCGTCAATCAACGGCCCGCACTTCACCAGGTCCCACGGCAGCGAGGCGACACCTTCTATGAACCATCCCAGGGGAGTGATGTACACACAGCCTGGCTATGGTGATGGACTGGCTATGGTGGAGCAAGACTACAGGCTGGGATCTGGGTGGTCCCAGGGGAGTAAGGCATCGTCTACAAAGTCCCAGCTGAAGAGAATGGAGTCTCGTGAGAGTTTATCAGAATCAGACAAGAGTGCACCCAGCCAGGACACATCAAACCCGACAAAGAGCTATATTTGA